From Meleagris gallopavo isolate NT-WF06-2002-E0010 breed Aviagen turkey brand Nicholas breeding stock unplaced genomic scaffold, Turkey_5.1 ChrUn_random_7180001957641, whole genome shotgun sequence, the proteins below share one genomic window:
- the LOC104917223 gene encoding RANBP2-like and GRIP domain-containing protein 8 yields the protein MARRTKPEVERYVAFVQSAASSPREKSLKGFICAKLYFEIKEYELAKRYVSTYLSVQERDPRAHRFLGQIYEVQDNTEEAVGCYKRSLGLNPIQKDLVLKIAELLCNKDTSDGRAKYWVEKAARLLPRNPAALRLKENLQEYKAEGGWNELFSVTQAELRARPDDVSLNIKLVALYHSHNKLRDAVLHVQEAEKKIPLETSLEWCSCVVKTLEEYLESAQDLESNTKNWRAIKSSHLLAHSSFTKMKFASGDVRQCREALESFDRLLHSVRESVREAGELSHTFLEMKGQLYMHAGTFLLTLAQNNEAQWSDACQLAALCYLKSFNVPTPKLKLTEGDPAGLDKLEMLACDRKSQSGHMLLSLSRGKEDFLRKTVESFANTRGLLTLFESLFGKGASRESSFLGTEEMGNVSTRAPMQAELTKYDIGKPPESVTKLKFLSSMD from the exons ATGGCACGGCGCACGAAGCCCGAGGTGGAGCGGTACGTTGCCTTTGTGCAGTCCGCCGCCTCTTCTCCTAGAGAG AAATCGTTGAAAGGATTCATCTGTGCtaagctgtattttgaaataaaagaatatgagCTTGCTAAAAG ATACGTATCTACTTATCTCAGTGTCCAGGAGAGAGATCCCAGGGCACACAGGTTTCTTGGACAAATTTATGAAGTTCAGGACAATACAGAAGAAGCTGTTGGGTGTTACAAG CGATCTCTGGGGCTGAACCCAATACAGAAAGATCTGGTGCTGAAGATTGCGGAGCTGTTATGCAATAAAGACACCAGTGATGGAAGAGCAAAATACTGGGTTGAGAaagctgccaggctgctcccCAGGAATCCCGCTGCTCTCAGACTGAAG GAGAATTTACAAGAATATAAAGCTGAAGGTGGCTGGAATGAGCTCTTTTCTGTGACTCAAGCTGAACTCCGTGCGAGACCTGATGACGTCTCCCTTAACATCAAACTTGTTGCACTGTACCACTCACACAATAAATTACGAGATGCTGTGCTCCATGttcaggaggcagagaagaaaatacctcTGGAGACAAGCTTGGAATGGTGTTCCTGTGTCGTAAAGACACTTGAG GAATACCTTGAATCAGCCCAGGACTTGGAATCTAATACAAAGAATTGGAGAGCTATCAAGAGCAGTCATCTACTGGCTCATTCTAGCTTTACTAAAATGAAATTTGCTTCGGGAGATGTCCGTCAGTGCAGAGAGGCACTTGAAAG TTTTGATCGTCTCCTTCACTCTGTGAGAGAGTCTGTGAGAGAAGCTGGGGAGCTGTCTCACACCttcctggaaatgaaaggaCAGCTGTACATGCATGCTGGGACGTTTCTGCTCACACTGGCCCAGAACAACGAGGCGCAGTGGAGCGATGCATGTCAACTGGCAGCACTGTGTTATCTGAAGAGTTTCAAC gttCCTACACCAAAGTTAAAACTAACAGAAGGGGATCCTGCTGGACTAGACAAGCTGGAAATGTTGGCTTGCGATCGAAAAAGCCAGTCTG gtCATATGCTGCTGAGCTTAAGCCGTGGCAAGGAGGATTTCTTGAGAAAGACTGTGGAATCTTTTGCCAACACAAGGGGTTTACTGACATTGTTTGAAAGCCTCTTTGGGAAGGGAGCTTCTCGAGAGAGTTCTTTCCTtggcacagaggagatgggcaATGTCAGTACACGAGCACCAATGCAGGCAGAACTTACTAAATACGATATTGGTAAGCC gccagaatcagtgacaaaactgAAGTTCTTGTCCAGCATGGATTAA